Genomic segment of Vulpes vulpes isolate BD-2025 chromosome 16, VulVul3, whole genome shotgun sequence:
ATCCAATTGGTCACCCTGAATCAAAATAAAAGCTACATAACGATCAATTTTGCCTGTCATATTTccttaaattactattttatgACTTGATGTGCTTTTTAGCCATTTAAATTCCCTTTGGAAAAATGAGAGTAATAAACATCCTCATCTCAGGGAGATGTCATAAGGAAAATTAGATGTGGCAAAATTTGGTGTTCTTAGGAAGCAAAGAGTTGTGTGAATCCAAAATTGTATTATTATAATAGATTTATGGTTCAGGTGATTGCGCTGGGAGTTCAAGGTAGAAGATAGTCATCAAATTAATGTGATATTGGGATACAAATTCTCAGTGACTTGGCAAATGCTTAAAACTACTATCAAATATGTATCATACAAATATGATACAGCTACTTTTCTCAGCTTGTCCAGCCAGCTGTGACACTACAGAGGCAGAATGATACAGGAGGGCTTGAACTCCACCTCTGCCGCTTACCAGCTAGGAGCACTAGGCCAGTCACTGAACCCTTATGAGTCTCAACTCCCTCTTGGGAGTATAAAAATAAGGCATTCTACATTTAAAGACTTAAACACACAACCAGTggtcaataaatgatagcttttattttttaacatctcaTCTGCCAAGTTAAAAAGGAGATGATTTTGGTATTCCCTAGTTTCCAAGGATGCTCTTGGCTTCCACGGTAGGTACTCTATAcccatttattattattccacATTTGTTTCAGCCTCACCACCAACAGAGCATGGTTGTTTAGCTTTTTCCTTTTGTGCTATTTTCACTAAATCAAGTCATTAAAACACTGAATGGTACTTCCATTTATAATGATTTTGTTACTACTATAAAATATAGGTTATTTCAAGCAACAATGCATTAGAAATAATAATCTTAGAGTAAAACTGATATAACTCATTCTTCCTTTTTAGCAACTTATATCCACTCTACTTAGAGTGCCCCTGGGCTTTAATTTCACTATGAAATGTGcatctaacaaaacaaaacaaaacactgtttcATACACACTGCTAAGTCTATATTTCTTCCTATACGTTCCCTTTATTAGATTCATGTTGGATCTTCTCTGTTGCACATTTATAGTCACAGAAATCAAACTTTCTCAGGCAGGTCAAGACAAGTCTCCCACCTCTCCCTAGGACCAGGCAAATGAagtggaaagaagggagaagtAAACACCCTGCTTCTAAAGGAAGGTAATTGGCagctgctgttttgttttgcccAAGGCCAGGGATCTAAACTCCACCCACCTATCACTTCAAATTCATATTAGGGGGTGAATCACTTTTACAAAAGATAGGCTAAACATCCCTCgcccaaatatatttaaaaagtaaactaaggtagtttaaaatagtttataaatacGAAAGCAAGAGGCAGGCACAAAACCCTGCACTTCGGACTAAGGGAAAACCCATCCTCTCGGCAGAGGGAGACGTCAAAGCAGCTGTGCAGCGCAGCTGGTAGTataggaggaggaaagaaaaaacgGAGGACAAAGGGCAAATGGAAGGATGAGGGAGAGCaagggaagaggaaataaaaccaaGTAGACCTCAGATAAAGATCAGGACTGGACTGCAGGATAGGTAGGAGGGCAGGGTCAGGGAGGAAGGGCAAACCGAGGAGCACAAGGGCCCAGCATTAGAGACGTGGGAGTTGGGGCAGGAGCCTGCCGGGCGGGCGAGGGATGGCTgcgggcaggggggctggggggggggggggggcggggaggacgtCTGTACCGAGGCGGTGACCAGCGAACTGCCAGGCCCCAGGTCATCCCTGAGGCTGTTGGAGGTGATGGCGACTGGCTGGTCCATGGCGGCCTCCTCGCTCCCTCCCTCCGCCAAGCCTGGCGTCCGGTTGCCAGGAGGCGCCTGGGGCCCGCGAGCTCGGGAGCGCGCGCAGGCGACCGCAGGGGACCGCCGGGCGTCGTGTCCagctgggggtggaggtaggggtgggagtggggtggggggagggaggcgggcGCACTGAGGCCCGCGCCACCCGGCCACCCGGTGCGCGCAGGAAACGGCTGGAGGCGCGGTCGCTCACTGCAGAGAAAGGCTAGAGGGCCCCGGAGGCGCTGCAGAACCTGGGGCGGGGAGCTGCGGCGGGGAGCTGCGGCGGGGGACGCTTCTGAAAGACGGTTTGGGCGAGCCTGAGCGCACCGTAATCCCCACCAGGCTTTTCACATAGAAGAACCCCGCCCCACAtccagggagacagggagacagtAGGCTTCGTAGGCATGCTTCACTTTAGCGCAAAAATCAGCCTCAGCACCCACTTTCTAAGGTGGCTTCTAAGCTCCTCTGGATGGAAATTCTGGGGGTGTTTTCTTCTCTTGCCTGATTTTAGGAGTGCGCACTCGCCGAAGCAGGCTTCCCTAGCTGTGAAACCAAGGACCACCGTCCTGATAGACCCTTTTCCCTTCCAGCCTCTCTTAGCTGTAGCTTCTCAGCCTTACAAACATTCTCATCTTCAGAAACAAACCCTCCCCCCAACCTTAGTAATTCTGTTTTATGGAGTACCTGCGGCGTTCTAAAAACTTCATACACATTAATCTAATTCAATCCGcacaaccctgtgaggtaaaTACTAATTCCATTTTATGAGTAAGGAAACAGGTTTACTTGGACAGTTTAGCATACATAGTTGAGTGGGCATCacaagtggcagaggcagagttCAAATCCAGATCTTGTTCCAGCACCCCACTGTCCACTATACCATAAAGTCTCTCCTCCCTTTCACAAATTTCTAGAGGAGACTCCGGTCTTTCGCCTCTCCTACTTCCCTAAAGCCATCTTAATCTGACACGTGTACACACCTTTCTATTAAAACTGCActtgctcgggatccctgggtggctcagcagtttagcgcctgccttccagtccagggcgtgatccggagcctgggggaggggggcgagggggacgagcaggggggggggggggggggagcggagatcccgcatccggctccctgtttagagactgcttctccctctgcctgtgtctctgcctctctctctcatggataaataaaatcttaaaaaacaaaacaaaaaaccaccaaaactgCACTTGTTGAACTAGCCAGTGATCCAATCACCAAATCCAATGGGGACTTTTCAACTATCAAACCTGATCCCGTTGGTCACTGCTGCATTTATTACCCCACTCCCTCATTCTTGAATATCTTTCTTCCCGTGATTATTAGGATTTGACCACTCTCTTCTGCCATTTGTCTTCTATAAAGGTGATAATAAATTGGTACCTATCCACACAGAGCGATTAAGACTAACTTGAGTGAAATGTTTGGAACCATGTCTGGCACAGTGTATTCAGTAAATACCGACAAATCATTGCCTTTGGGACAAAAGCAAAATTCACAatccagtttcctttccttttccctcattAGAACCTCACACTGATGTAATACATGGAAACCCCATGCCATCTTCACACTTTGGTCTCCCCTTATGCAACAATGCTATTTATTGTACATGCTACAATGCTCCCCTTCCTCAACAGCCTGGCAAACCTCGAGTTGCCTCTGAGAAGTCCTCCTTGGCCTAATCCATTGTACCTCAAAGGACCCTGTGCCTATCTGCTGGAGGATTCATTTTGACAAACTGTTTCTCCACTAATTTTTAAACACATTCCAAACACAAGTTTTTGTCTTAATTCTGAGTCTTCTGAACAACCAGAAggattaaaatatttcaacaaatgaCCACTTTAGAGGATAATCTAGCACAGTGCTTTTCAAAATGTGCATACAAAACACTTGGGATCTTATGAAAGCAGATTCAATTCTGAGGCAAGTGCCTAAAATTCTGTAGGTGACTTTTTGAGTAGTGAGACTCcatttaaatttctcttaatGGGATTCTAAATTCAACATAacctttaaaaaaggggggggggggcaagcagGCACCAAGTTTGAAATCACAACTGACAAAGAGGCTAATAGCCAGTTTTCACAAATATAAGAGATTTAAATCAAGTCCATCACTGTTCctaatttcactttcttattttgGCTGAGCCTGTAAAACTGGCTCAGCAGACTAGGGACTGGTACTCTAGAGACTAAAGGAATATGATGAAAGGTACAGAGAAGTCTAGAAACCCATACAAGGtgtgaaatagaaaagaacatcTAGATGAGAAAATAGTTTAGAGAATCTCAAAAATAGAAACAGCATAGGTCAAAGACTTCAAGGACTTCACCAATAAGACAGATTAAGCATGTAGGATAAACAAAATGTCCTCTTAAGAAAACAGTCTTGTACAGTAATCactgagaaaaatttaaaattttcaggttATAACAGTAgttttaaaaggggggaaaagtaTTTCTGAGACTACACTAAGTAGAGGTCAACAGTATCTATACTATGCATCagatcttttaataaaaattctgtaaaatacATCCTAAAGCATGGATCACTTCTAACTGCAGCATTCTAACAATTTTTGTTAGAATTATCTGAGAGCAAACATGCTACAGATAGCAGTTGAGGTAATAATTACCAATTACCGTGATCCTGCTAAAATAAAACAGGCAGTATGGTTAAGATTTAAAGATAGGTTTTAAAATTAGTCCGGAGTTCCATTAAGATTGttgtagagggacacctgggtggctcagaggttgagcatctgcttttgactcagaaTGTGACCCCAgaatctgagatcgagtcctacatcgggctccctgcgaggagcctgcttttccctctgcctaggtctctcatgaataaatacatcttaaaaaaaaagaaaaagaaaaagaaaaaaagattgttgtAGAAggcagaactgagatttgaatccAGCTCATTATGTGCCCAATATGACCAGTTAAATTATATAAACTGTTCTATACTTCAAGGAGGctcctgagtggtgcagttggttaagcatctgactcttggtttcagctgttGTGATCCGGGTCATGAAATTAAGGCCCAAGTCTGGTCTGCACTCAGCAAGGTTTTAGTTTTTCAATCTCCCCTCTTCTCCCAACACCACccctctctcaaaaacaaacctttaaaaacacCCCATAACCTGCTGTATACTTTTAATTTCCTATAAAAATCAATACTGACTTTGTGACTTTTGTGAATATAAAAATCAGCAATTAATGATATACCCCAAAATAGTGTGCCCCCTTCTACCTTGTTAAACTTGAAAATGTAGGAACTGGAAGAACTACGGAACTGGGAAAGATGGACTTTGACCAattccctcattttacagttggAACTGGGGGGGGTTTTACAGCATAGTATTATCGACTGAGCACTTACTGCAAAAATGCACAGACTATGCTACGTGCTTTACCTTCATATTGTAAAAgccaagtaaaaaataaaaacaaaaacagttggGTAAATTATATCCATCTTGCAAGTAAAATAACTGGAGCTTAGGTAATATTAACCACTTAAAGTTTACACAGAACAGTGATCTTAACAGTGTTGAAGTAAAACTCCAAAGCCCAGGTTTAATACTCTGATAACTATTGTGTCTCAACAACCAGACACATTAATCTCCCACCAGATACCTTGCTGGCCTTCCTTTTGACTGAAAGGTTACAACTAATGAAGGTTTTTCTATTTAATGATTGACTGCCTAATATGTAATAATACCCCATATCAGGATTATCAACACTTGTAACTTCCCTGTAAaacccatttctctctcttgtccttcactaatcagttttttattttctggtgaaACTAATAACAATGGTATTAAAATGGATTGCCCTCTAGGAAGAAGACATATCTTGTGGCTACAATAATCAGGTAACAATTATACTTAATGTTTTAATCTTGGCTCTGGTTTGCTATGGaatctttaagtttttaaaaggtaGCTAATAAAACAAACCCTAATAACTACTTTTTGAGTAGCTTAAAATTATAGAGAAAGCAATGGTTTAGAAGAACTAAAACAAGGTTTAGTTACTGCCAATCCACTCCTAAAGATACCTTTTTTTGGTAAAACATGTCCTGAATAGGCAGGACAACTGAAAATTCTCCCTtgccttatgaaaaagaaaaatcactatgAAAAACATTAGCAAATAGAAGTAAAAACATAAGGTTTTCTAATCTTTCATTTAAGCCTTctgaagtataatttaaaaactaaacacatggggatccctgggtggctcagcagtttggcacctgccttcggccggAGTCGTgactggagtccccggatcaagtcccgcgttgggctcccagcatggagcccacttctccctctgcctgtgtctctgcctctctctctctaggtctatcatgaataaataaataaaaatcttaaaaaaaaaaaacaaacaaaacacaatctagatagtaaaacaacaaaaatgtatccAAAATCCATCAAGTAAAAATCACCCCCATAACTGATTCTCAAACTTGTTCAACCTCAAGTTAATTAAAGGACTCAGATTCAGAGCAACAGTTGggtaaattgtaatttttttattggaaaacaaATATACAACTTGGAATGGATTTGAGGCAAATTGTGCCATAAGCAGATTTTCTTTAAGTGgctaaaacaaagtttaaaaagcaagtaacaataaaagaaaatgtttctggtACAGGACCAGCAGTACAAAAAAATAGTGTACGAGTACCTGGATAATACACCCGTTTTGCAATAGTGCAACTTTTAAGTACATATTGTTGACTGTCCATAGTCCACGCAGAGTTACAACTCCACACTTCAACAACAACATGCTGACAGTTCCTAaagaaaactacttaaaaaaaaggcatAACCCAGATGTTCCCTCATTTGACCAACTCCATCTAAGTTTAGATGTGCAGAAGGGCTTAGATATATCCAGAGTAAGCCACATGCAACATGTTACTTGatcaattttctaaaataaggtTTCAGGACAATGACAGTAAGATAAGGGAAGAAAACATGGAGGAATGAAGTCCTAATTACTATACATGCATATTTTTTGACAGCAGGGGGAAACCTTTTACAGATAAGTTACaaacaaagaaaaggcaaataaacaaTTTTGTACAAGAAATTTAACACATTCTGTACAATGTCTTCACTTTGCTGTCATCATTTGTACaaactctgaaaaagaagaagTACACAAAAAGTTGCGTCAATGACAAAAGACTGACAAAACCAATCATATTACTCAATCTCTGAGTAGTTTCCaattcccctttctttcctcaaAAATATACAGTACACAGGAGAATTGGTTTAGGCTAGCTCTATTAAGCTTTGTCAAGCCTTGATCTTCATAAACCAAAATAATGTAGGATTATTAATCAGTAAACTAAATTAATTCTTTAGACAAGTTATTACAAATAGAAGCATTCTTGCTCTTAAGTTTAGTATAACGATTAATTTTTAGTTGAAGCATTAAGTAAATAATTTCAGATTAAAGCTAATTACAGGGAAAATAAATCCAATGAAGGAAGGTAAGTCGccttaatttcattttgagaATCCTGAAAAGTTTATAAAGCTTTTAAAACTGTTTCACTATCATTATACAAAGATCACTTTAGCACAGTTTAGAgtacagtgcttctcaaacttttaaCATGCACATGAAATTGTCCAgcaatcttgttaaaatgcagagaaTTCTAGGTATACAGGTAGGACCTTACAATAAACAGCTCTAAAAATTCCTCAGATGATTGTGATTTTGGCCTAGTGTAGAAAAACCCTCAGAAGAGCAGAAATTTTGTAAACATAAAAACTGTTTTAGGATCTTCatcttgtgggggtggggggtgggggtggggtggtgtcaCTACTTTTGAAATATGTAACAAATACCTGTTAACTTAAAAACCAAAGCACAGAATGAGGTAGTGAAAGACTTACCTTCATAGTTTACTTGACCATCACCATCAATATCTGCTTCCCTGATCATTTCATCAACCTCTTCATCTGTTAACTTCTCTCCCAGGTTTGTCATCACATGGCGAAGCTCTGCTGCACTAATATAGCCATTGCCATCCTAGaagaaaatttagtaaaatatttaagtaaaattatagaCTCAAGAGTTGAAATGAAAGTTTAGGAAGTTTACACCAAGCTTCACAGAGCgagaaaaatatacttttaaaaatacataccaaCCAAGAACAATCTATAGTTGGCCAATAAATTGCCATTGAGAACAAGGCAGGACATCATACGTTAATTAAAAATCACTGTTTCTAGTCCCAAAGTCAGTGACACCTCCTTTGCCAAGATTTATTCTCAAAATTTAATATAATCCCTGATACCTACCTTATCAAACACACGGAATgcttctctaatttcttcttcactatctgtgtctttcatttttcttgccaTCATTGTCAGAAATTCCGGGAAGTCAATTGTGCCATTACCTGAAATGGTATAGTTGAAATATTATAAGAGAATTTAAATGCCCCTCTTCAACTCCCCTTTTCCAAACCCCCAATTAAAAAACACTTACCATCAGCATCTACTTCATTAATCATGTCCTGTAACTCTGCTTCTGTGGGATTCTGCCCAAGAGACCTCATTACAGTTCCCAATTCCTTTGTTGTTATAGTTCCATCACCATCCTTGTCAAATAGTGAAAAGGCTTCTTTGAATTCTGTTTTAAAGAGAGACCACAATCCAAACATACagattaacaataaaaaataacctcctaaatgaaaatgtattaatcAACTCTTAAAGCAAAGATACACATGGAGATAACACCTGAAATCAGTTTTTGATTCCTGAAGAATTAGGTGGGAAAACCTTACATTTCAAACATCTTTAATCATACTGCTCATATTGACCTATCAGCAAAGTTTTTTCACCTAAAATCTTACAAAGAACTCCAATATCTAGACCAGGTAAAAGTCGAAATTATTCTGcaatgaaaaggcaaagaatcAAAGCCCTAAACGACTGGCTTCTCTATTTACTACTGAAGCTCAGAGTAGAAAAATAAGACTACTGGTACCCAAGACGTGTTTCTATAGGACTATATGCATTATGTCCAAAGTAATccttgaaaattaaaactaagtctctttaaaaactaacttaaaaaaaaaaaaaaaactaacttaagAACAAAAACCTTAAAGTTTAGGACAATGAGATACAAGGAACTATCACCAAAAATCAAAAATGATATTAACAATGGGATGATCAAGATATGAATGGCCAGTTTTAGCTAAGTATTGTTACGACTGCTAACAAAGACAATTTAGACCTTTCTTGAAAACATAAAATCCAAACTTTTAATGGAGTTGAAATGTATTATCTAACATCTTAAAAGTTGTCTTATGATATTATGTTTAACTCACCACTAGATTACATGGAAAGCTATTGGATCAACAGTCTAGAATACCTGGCTTCCCCATTTTTTCATAAACTAAAGCAGAGATTAAATTTGGTAGTGCGAGGTCATATAAATGAGCTAGTAACACAAAGCTAGTATTTTCTGGTAaggtactttttaaaaggtaTCAGACCCTGTCACCATGCAAATCCAAAAGCAAGTTTCCCAGGCTAAATTCGCTCAATGTATTTATACATCTGAAAATGTACACCTGACATGTTTAAGAAATAGTTTCCTTCCTCTTATATAGTCCAAGGCTATTCGTGCCTTTCTATCCTTGTTCCAATTCATATACATCCCAGTTTCAATCCAACATAATCTCTTCTCTGGACTCAACTACTCCTCTACTGATCTGCCATTAACATATATCATGTCTTTTAgcttaaaatgaaattcaaaccTTGTATCTTCTTACATGCTTGCCCTTATCTCTCCCAAAATCATGGGAAGCACCATTACTCATACTCCTCTTTCTTCTACCATCTACTATTAAAATTACTTCCAGCTCCAACTCATCAGTTGAAAATGGCAGGTTTACCAGTAACAATCTAGTTGCTCAAACAAGTGTGTGTTAAGTATGTGAGGCCATATAGCATAGAAACTAAAAGTAGACTTTGGAATTCAACTGCTTGGGTTAAataatcccagctctgctacttactagtaTTGTATGTAACCTTTAGCAAGTTAAGTTACTAAACCTTTactacctcagtttcctcatttttgttCAATAGGAGTAACTATACCTACCTTTCtaagtttatgattttttttttttttaagattgattcattcatgagacacagaaagagaggcagagacacaggcagaggttagaagcaggccccatgcagggagcccgagcgggactccatcccagtctccaggatcatgccctgggccgaaagcaggcactaaagctgagccacccagggatccccacctaaGTTTACGAATTTAATTACTAAGCATAAAGCACTCAGAACTATGTCTGGCAAATACATACTTAGTGTCAAGAAAaagatctcattttctttcagcatCCAAAACTGCACCAAAAAACTCTTAAATTTCTCTTGGTTTTCACAACAGCACATCAGTTTACCTCCTACCTTATACTGCCAAAGGCTCTCTTATTCCCATTTATCTCTCACACGTAGATGTGAccaattttcttatctttttctctttttgaccATCTCATCTATCCCCACTTATAATGAAGACTTTAGTCTACTGTCTCTCTCAACATAATACAGTAGTCCCCCACTCTTACCCAGTTTTGCTTTCTGCCATTTCAGTTACCCAGTCAACTGCAGTCCAAAAGCAAATGATCCTTCTGACATACAGTCCTGTCACTAGCAGCCTAACCCTACATCACAATGCCTATGTCCTTCAActtacttcatctcatcac
This window contains:
- the CALM2 gene encoding calmodulin-2 isoform X1, with the protein product MADQLTEEQIAEFKEAFSLFDKDGDGTITTKELGTVMRSLGQNPTEAELQDMINEVDADGNGTIDFPEFLTMMARKMKDTDSEEEIREAFRVFDKDGNGYISAAELRHVMTNLGEKLTDEEVDEMIREADIDGDGQVNYEEFVQMMTAK
- the CALM2 gene encoding calmodulin-2 isoform X2; translation: MRSLGQNPTEAELQDMINEVDADGNGTIDFPEFLTMMARKMKDTDSEEEIREAFRVFDKDGNGYISAAELRHVMTNLGEKLTDEEVDEMIREADIDGDGQVNYEEFVQMMTAK